One genomic region from Macellibacteroides fermentans encodes:
- a CDS encoding DUF4827 domain-containing protein, with the protein MKKSFNILLILCAVLAVVSCGDKTKSYTDMLNAQEKAIEALIRDSGIVVLKNYPENGVFKDKEFVLLPNDVYMHVIDSGNGTRAVLSQTTVLTRFKGLLLDTDTVIPFENFSSWKFPVEFKYGNYSTQVDNNAFNAFLSEGLGTPLQYVGDRARVKLIVPFQVGSTIGTYSQQSAGTPVYYDLVTYQFD; encoded by the coding sequence ATGAAAAAAAGTTTTAATATTCTGTTGATTCTATGTGCGGTACTGGCAGTTGTATCGTGTGGCGATAAAACCAAATCGTATACCGATATGCTGAATGCTCAGGAGAAAGCTATCGAGGCATTGATCCGCGACAGTGGAATTGTTGTATTGAAAAACTATCCTGAGAATGGCGTATTTAAGGATAAAGAATTTGTTTTGTTACCCAACGATGTTTATATGCATGTAATTGATTCCGGTAACGGAACCCGGGCCGTGCTTAGTCAAACAACTGTGCTGACAAGATTTAAAGGTCTTTTGCTGGATACTGATACCGTTATACCCTTCGAGAACTTCAGCAGCTGGAAATTTCCTGTAGAATTTAAATATGGAAATTACAGTACACAAGTAGATAATAATGCATTTAACGCTTTCCTGAGCGAAGGTTTGGGAACTCCGCTGCAATATGTGGGCGACCGTGCCAGAGTGAAACTTATCGTACCTTTCCAGGTGGGAAGTACAATCGGTACCTATTCACAGCAGAGCGCCGGTACTCCTGTCTATTATGATTTAGTGACCTATCAATTTGATTAA
- the glmM gene encoding phosphoglucosamine mutase, whose amino-acid sequence MTLIKSISGIRGTIGGKPEDGLSPLAIVKFVAAYATFIRKSTKSNTNKIVVGRDARISGPMVKQIVLGTLTGMGFDVVDIDLATTPTTEMAVTMEKACGGIILTASHNPKQWNALKLLNERGEFLNAAEGNEVLEIAASEDFTFADVDSLGKVTVDTTYKQKHIESVLNLDLVDVEAIKAANFRVAIDCVNSVGGVVLPDLLYALGVKEIFKLHCAPHGNFAHNPEPLPQHLTEISELMKHAKADIGFVVDPDVDRLALVCENGEMFGEEYTLVAISDYVLSHTPGNTVSNLSSSRALRDVTEAHGCTYQAAAVGEVNVVAKMKETNAVIGGEGNGGVIYPASHYGRDALVGIALFLSHLAKKKMKASELRASYPPYFISKQKVELTPEIDVDAILEKVKEKFAGNDITDIDGVKIDFPDKWVHLRKSNTEPIIRIYSEAHTMEEADELGGQLISIIHEMCK is encoded by the coding sequence ATGACACTGATTAAATCTATTTCAGGTATTCGGGGAACCATTGGAGGCAAGCCCGAAGATGGATTAAGCCCGCTGGCAATTGTTAAGTTTGTTGCGGCATACGCTACCTTTATTAGAAAAAGCACAAAATCGAACACCAACAAAATTGTGGTTGGTAGAGACGCCCGTATTTCCGGTCCGATGGTAAAACAGATTGTTCTAGGAACGCTTACCGGAATGGGATTTGATGTGGTAGACATTGATCTGGCAACTACCCCCACAACCGAGATGGCTGTTACTATGGAAAAAGCCTGCGGAGGAATCATCCTCACCGCCAGTCATAATCCAAAGCAATGGAATGCCCTCAAGTTGTTGAACGAAAGAGGTGAATTCCTGAATGCTGCCGAAGGGAATGAAGTATTGGAAATAGCTGCTTCAGAAGATTTTACCTTTGCCGATGTAGACTCGTTGGGAAAGGTTACTGTAGATACAACCTATAAACAGAAACACATCGAAAGTGTGTTGAATCTCGACCTGGTGGATGTGGAAGCGATTAAGGCTGCCAATTTCAGAGTGGCTATCGACTGCGTAAACTCTGTAGGAGGGGTTGTTTTACCCGACCTGCTTTATGCACTTGGCGTAAAGGAGATATTCAAATTACATTGTGCGCCTCATGGAAACTTTGCACACAATCCGGAGCCGCTGCCACAGCATCTTACTGAAATATCAGAGTTGATGAAACATGCAAAGGCAGATATTGGCTTTGTTGTTGATCCGGATGTGGACCGTCTGGCCCTGGTATGTGAAAACGGAGAAATGTTTGGTGAAGAATATACGCTGGTTGCTATCAGCGACTATGTACTGAGTCATACTCCCGGTAATACGGTAAGTAACCTTAGTTCAAGCCGTGCCTTGCGTGATGTAACCGAAGCACATGGTTGTACCTATCAGGCAGCAGCTGTAGGAGAAGTAAATGTGGTAGCCAAAATGAAAGAAACCAATGCCGTTATCGGAGGCGAGGGCAACGGAGGTGTTATCTATCCTGCCAGCCATTACGGACGCGATGCTTTGGTAGGGATTGCTCTTTTTCTGAGTCATCTGGCAAAGAAAAAAATGAAAGCAAGCGAGCTTCGCGCCAGCTATCCTCCTTATTTCATTTCAAAACAGAAAGTTGAGCTTACCCCCGAAATTGATGTGGATGCCATTCTAGAAAAGGTAAAGGAAAAGTTTGCAGGCAACGATATTACCGATATCGACGGTGTAAAGATAGACTTCCCGGACAAGTGGGTGCACCTTCGTAAAAGTAATACGGAACCGATTATCCGTATCTATTCGGAAGCCCATACAATGGAGGAAGCCGACGAATTAGGAGGCCAGTTAATTAGCATCATTCACGAAATGTGTAAATAA
- a CDS encoding NUDIX hydrolase: MQKEEWFPLVDSDGSVIGKATRKECHSGSKLLHPVIHLHVFNDAGDLFLQKRSESKDIQPGKWDTAVGGHVDWGETVEDALRREAMEELGIIGFTPQLVTCYEFESEIERELVHTYKTTYNGVILPNKDEIEEGRFWTLAEVKAGMGKGIFTPNFEGELDRVLPDL, encoded by the coding sequence ATGCAAAAAGAAGAGTGGTTTCCGTTGGTCGACTCCGATGGTTCCGTTATAGGAAAAGCAACGCGTAAAGAGTGTCATAGCGGAAGTAAGTTGCTGCATCCGGTTATCCACCTGCATGTTTTTAATGATGCTGGTGATCTGTTCCTTCAAAAACGCTCCGAATCCAAAGATATACAGCCGGGTAAATGGGATACAGCTGTAGGTGGTCATGTAGATTGGGGTGAAACAGTAGAAGACGCTCTTAGAAGGGAGGCTATGGAGGAACTTGGAATTATTGGTTTTACTCCCCAGCTTGTAACTTGCTATGAGTTTGAATCGGAAATTGAGCGTGAACTGGTTCATACCTACAAAACTACTTACAATGGAGTTATCTTGCCTAACAAAGACGAAATTGAAGAAGGACGCTTCTGGACGCTGGCCGAAGTTAAGGCTGGTATGGGTAAAGGAATCTTTACGCCCAACTTTGAAGGAGAATTGGATAGGGTGTTACCCGACTTATAA